The Takifugu flavidus isolate HTHZ2018 chromosome 21, ASM371156v2, whole genome shotgun sequence genome has a window encoding:
- the LOC130518503 gene encoding oxysterol-binding protein-related protein 10 isoform X1 produces MDKALSSPHPGTNKPNSSSSNSASRKLGRAGSHSPGSGSLGGSAGAGGGRGSVLGNSVNPQQARKVEGVLSKYTNLIQGWQNRYFLLDPDLGQLHYFVNEQGKSQKPRGSLPLIGASVTQSDEAPHMFIVHSVTGELYKLRASDAKEEQFWIGQLQTCARRHSDSSAKGRRLKGSDEHLSVERSAGGQDVLGSSSSGRTRSFSLLPHLNPPSSSPGSQRHLSHTASPSNIVTITHHKSPAAARRSKSQYPGRLLEVKEVMSQAEGQQKNLVHSIDSLPSRGPLSCLDQDLLLLKATSAATLSCLGECLNILQQTQSHSQAPPPSSERHPAAQRAPSDGVPVWTVPKSPSGELLKNGGLTPLCSAEPSPALSKRSTSHGTEHHMGLEDINPSDELTDTEDNDEEDLGVLDDQRSIILHLLSQLKLGMDLTRVVLPTFILEKRSLLEMYANFMAHPDMFLSITAGATAEDRIVRFVEYYLTAFHEGRKGAVAKKPYNPILGETFHCSWEVPREKVKPQVRSNQGSSRDQGRAPNNSQQAEDSSAGCYRVRFVAEQVSHHPPVSGFYCECRERKMCVSAHVWTKSKFMGMSIGVSMVGEGVLCLLEHDEEYVFTLPSAYARSILTVPWVELGGKVSISCAKSGYSATVTFHTKPFYGGKVHRVTAEVKHNSTNTIVCKAQGEWNGTLEFTYSSGETKVIDTDKLPVTKKKLRPVERQGRTESRRLWKRVTKSLKDGNIDEATEHKHRLEERQRGEEKQRAADNKAWTPKYFTKEGDGWMYIHPLWKPT; encoded by the exons ATGGACAAGGCACTCAGCAGCCCGCATCCCGGGACGAACAAGCCCAACTCTTCCTCATCGAACTCCGCGTCGAGGAAGCTCGGCCGGGCCGGGTCGCACAGCCCGGGCTCCGGCTCCCTGGGCGGCTCggctggagcaggaggcggTCGCGGATCCGTGTTGGGGAACAGCGTGAATCCGCAGCAGGCGCGCAAAGTGGAAGGAGTGCTGAGCAAATACACCAATCTGATCCAGGGCTGGCAGAACAG GTACTTTCTCCTGGATCCCGATCTGGGCCAGCTGCACTACTTTGTCAACGAGCAGGGGAAGAGTCAGAAGCCCCGCGGGTCGCTGCCCCTGATCGGTGCCTCGGTAACTCAGAGCGACGAGGCTCCGCACATGTTCATTGTGCACTCCGTCACTGGAGAGCTGTACAAACTCCGAG CCTCAGACGCCAAAGAGGAACAGTTCTGGATTGGCCAACTTCAAACATGTGCCAGACGCCACTCTGACAGCAGTGCCAAG GGGAGGAGGCTGAAGGGCTCCGATGAGCACTTGAGTGTGGAGAGATCCGCAGGGGGGCAGGACGTGCTG GGCTCCTCGTCATCTGGTCGGACCCGTagcttctccctccttccccaccTCAATCCTCCATCTTCATCTCCGGGTTCTCAGAGGCACCTGAGCCACACAGCCTCACCCAGCAACATCGTCACCATCACCCACCACAAATCTCCGGCTGCAGCCCGGCGCTCCAAGAGTCAGTATCCAGGACGGCTGCTGGAGGTCAAAGAG GTGATGTCCCAAGCAGAGGGCCAGCAGAAGAACCTGGTCCACTCCATTGACTCCCTTCCCTCCAGAggccctctgtcctgtctggaccaggacctcctgctgctcaAAGCCACGTCTGCTGCCACCCTCAGCTGTCTGGGGGAATGCCTGAACATCCTCCAGCAGACCCAGAGCCACAGCCAGGCACCGCCCCCGTCCTCGGAGCGTCATCCTGCAGCCCAGAGAGCCCCCTCCG ATGGTGTTCCCGTGTGGACCGTACCAAAGTCGCCTTCAGGTGAGCTGCTGAAGAACGGCGGCCTGACGCCTCTTTGCTCAGCCGAGCCGTCGCCTGCCCTCAGCAAGCGCAGCACGTCTCACGGCACCGAG CACCACATGGGGCTGGAGGACATCAACCCCTCTGACGAGCTGACGGACACAGAGGACAACGACGAGGAGGACCTGGGCGTCCTGGACGACCAGCGGAGCATCATCCTCCACCTTCTGTCCCAGCTCAAACTGGGCATGGACCTCACACGA GTGGTGCTGCCAACCTTCATTCTGGAGAAGCGCTCGCTGCTGGAGATGTACGCTAACTTCATGGCCCATCCCGACATGTTCCTGTCGATCACGGCCGGAGCCACAGCGGAAGACCGAATAGTCCGTTTTGTGGAGTACTACCTGACCGCCTTCCACGAGGGGCGCAAAGGGGCGGTGGCGAAAAAGCCCTACAACCCTATACTGGGGGAGACTTTCCATTGTTCCTGGGAGGTTCCTCGGGAAAAAGTCAAACCTCAGGTCAGATCCAACCAGGGGTCCTCCCGGGATCAGGGGAGGGCTCCCAACAACAGCCAGCAGGCTGAGGATTCATCGGCAGGATGCTACAGAGTTCGATTTGTGGCGGAGCAGGTTTCCCATCACCCGCCGGTGTCTGGGTTCTACTGCGAGTGTCGGGAGAGGAAGATGTGCGTCAGCGCCCACGTGTGGACCAAGAGCAAGTTCATGGGGATGTCGATAGGGGTGTCCATGGTGGGAGAAG GAGTCCTTTGTCTGCTGGAGCACGATGAGGAGTACGTCTTCACGCTGCCCAGCGCCTACGCCCGCTCCATCCTCACCGTGCCCTGGGTCGAACTGGGCGGAAAAGTCTCCATCAGCTGTGCCAAGAGCGGCTACTCCGCCACCGTCACCTTCCACACCAAACCTTTCTACGGGGGCAAAGTTCACAG ggTGACAGCGGAGGTCAAACACAACTCCACCAACACCATCGTGTGCAAAGCTCAGGGCGAGTGGAACGGCACGCTGGAGTTCACCTACAGCAGCGGGGAAACCAAGGTCATCGACACCGACAAACTTCCCGTCACCAAGAAGAAGCTGCGGCCTGTGGAGCGACAGGGGAGGACAGAGTCCAG gAGGCTCTGGAAGCGCGTCACCAAATCTCTGAAGGACGGGAACATCGACGAGGCCACGGAGCACAAACATCGGCTGGAGGAGCGACAGcggggggaggagaagcagagggcgGCTGACAACAAGGCCTGGACTCCCAAATACTTCACGAAAGAG GGAGACGGCTGGATGTACATCCATCCTCTGTGGAAGCCGACCTga
- the LOC130518503 gene encoding oxysterol-binding protein-related protein 10 isoform X2, translating into MDKALSSPHPGTNKPNSSSSNSASRKLGRAGSHSPGSGSLGGSAGAGGGRGSVLGNSVNPQQARKVEGVLSKYTNLIQGWQNRYFLLDPDLGQLHYFVNEQGKSQKPRGSLPLIGASVTQSDEAPHMFIVHSVTGELYKLRASDAKEEQFWIGQLQTCARRHSDSSAKGRRLKGSDEHLSVERSAGGQDVLVMSQAEGQQKNLVHSIDSLPSRGPLSCLDQDLLLLKATSAATLSCLGECLNILQQTQSHSQAPPPSSERHPAAQRAPSDGVPVWTVPKSPSGELLKNGGLTPLCSAEPSPALSKRSTSHGTEHHMGLEDINPSDELTDTEDNDEEDLGVLDDQRSIILHLLSQLKLGMDLTRVVLPTFILEKRSLLEMYANFMAHPDMFLSITAGATAEDRIVRFVEYYLTAFHEGRKGAVAKKPYNPILGETFHCSWEVPREKVKPQVRSNQGSSRDQGRAPNNSQQAEDSSAGCYRVRFVAEQVSHHPPVSGFYCECRERKMCVSAHVWTKSKFMGMSIGVSMVGEGVLCLLEHDEEYVFTLPSAYARSILTVPWVELGGKVSISCAKSGYSATVTFHTKPFYGGKVHRVTAEVKHNSTNTIVCKAQGEWNGTLEFTYSSGETKVIDTDKLPVTKKKLRPVERQGRTESRRLWKRVTKSLKDGNIDEATEHKHRLEERQRGEEKQRAADNKAWTPKYFTKEGDGWMYIHPLWKPT; encoded by the exons ATGGACAAGGCACTCAGCAGCCCGCATCCCGGGACGAACAAGCCCAACTCTTCCTCATCGAACTCCGCGTCGAGGAAGCTCGGCCGGGCCGGGTCGCACAGCCCGGGCTCCGGCTCCCTGGGCGGCTCggctggagcaggaggcggTCGCGGATCCGTGTTGGGGAACAGCGTGAATCCGCAGCAGGCGCGCAAAGTGGAAGGAGTGCTGAGCAAATACACCAATCTGATCCAGGGCTGGCAGAACAG GTACTTTCTCCTGGATCCCGATCTGGGCCAGCTGCACTACTTTGTCAACGAGCAGGGGAAGAGTCAGAAGCCCCGCGGGTCGCTGCCCCTGATCGGTGCCTCGGTAACTCAGAGCGACGAGGCTCCGCACATGTTCATTGTGCACTCCGTCACTGGAGAGCTGTACAAACTCCGAG CCTCAGACGCCAAAGAGGAACAGTTCTGGATTGGCCAACTTCAAACATGTGCCAGACGCCACTCTGACAGCAGTGCCAAG GGGAGGAGGCTGAAGGGCTCCGATGAGCACTTGAGTGTGGAGAGATCCGCAGGGGGGCAGGACGTGCTG GTGATGTCCCAAGCAGAGGGCCAGCAGAAGAACCTGGTCCACTCCATTGACTCCCTTCCCTCCAGAggccctctgtcctgtctggaccaggacctcctgctgctcaAAGCCACGTCTGCTGCCACCCTCAGCTGTCTGGGGGAATGCCTGAACATCCTCCAGCAGACCCAGAGCCACAGCCAGGCACCGCCCCCGTCCTCGGAGCGTCATCCTGCAGCCCAGAGAGCCCCCTCCG ATGGTGTTCCCGTGTGGACCGTACCAAAGTCGCCTTCAGGTGAGCTGCTGAAGAACGGCGGCCTGACGCCTCTTTGCTCAGCCGAGCCGTCGCCTGCCCTCAGCAAGCGCAGCACGTCTCACGGCACCGAG CACCACATGGGGCTGGAGGACATCAACCCCTCTGACGAGCTGACGGACACAGAGGACAACGACGAGGAGGACCTGGGCGTCCTGGACGACCAGCGGAGCATCATCCTCCACCTTCTGTCCCAGCTCAAACTGGGCATGGACCTCACACGA GTGGTGCTGCCAACCTTCATTCTGGAGAAGCGCTCGCTGCTGGAGATGTACGCTAACTTCATGGCCCATCCCGACATGTTCCTGTCGATCACGGCCGGAGCCACAGCGGAAGACCGAATAGTCCGTTTTGTGGAGTACTACCTGACCGCCTTCCACGAGGGGCGCAAAGGGGCGGTGGCGAAAAAGCCCTACAACCCTATACTGGGGGAGACTTTCCATTGTTCCTGGGAGGTTCCTCGGGAAAAAGTCAAACCTCAGGTCAGATCCAACCAGGGGTCCTCCCGGGATCAGGGGAGGGCTCCCAACAACAGCCAGCAGGCTGAGGATTCATCGGCAGGATGCTACAGAGTTCGATTTGTGGCGGAGCAGGTTTCCCATCACCCGCCGGTGTCTGGGTTCTACTGCGAGTGTCGGGAGAGGAAGATGTGCGTCAGCGCCCACGTGTGGACCAAGAGCAAGTTCATGGGGATGTCGATAGGGGTGTCCATGGTGGGAGAAG GAGTCCTTTGTCTGCTGGAGCACGATGAGGAGTACGTCTTCACGCTGCCCAGCGCCTACGCCCGCTCCATCCTCACCGTGCCCTGGGTCGAACTGGGCGGAAAAGTCTCCATCAGCTGTGCCAAGAGCGGCTACTCCGCCACCGTCACCTTCCACACCAAACCTTTCTACGGGGGCAAAGTTCACAG ggTGACAGCGGAGGTCAAACACAACTCCACCAACACCATCGTGTGCAAAGCTCAGGGCGAGTGGAACGGCACGCTGGAGTTCACCTACAGCAGCGGGGAAACCAAGGTCATCGACACCGACAAACTTCCCGTCACCAAGAAGAAGCTGCGGCCTGTGGAGCGACAGGGGAGGACAGAGTCCAG gAGGCTCTGGAAGCGCGTCACCAAATCTCTGAAGGACGGGAACATCGACGAGGCCACGGAGCACAAACATCGGCTGGAGGAGCGACAGcggggggaggagaagcagagggcgGCTGACAACAAGGCCTGGACTCCCAAATACTTCACGAAAGAG GGAGACGGCTGGATGTACATCCATCCTCTGTGGAAGCCGACCTga
- the LOC130518503 gene encoding oxysterol-binding protein-related protein 10 isoform X3 produces the protein MDKALSSPHPGTNKPNSSSSNSASRKLGRAGSHSPGSGSLGGSAGAGGGRGSVLGNSVNPQQARKVEGVLSKYTNLIQGWQNRYFLLDPDLGQLHYFVNEQGKSQKPRGSLPLIGASVTQSDEAPHMFIVHSVTGELYKLRASDAKEEQFWIGQLQTCARRHSDSSAKGRRLKGSDEHLSVERSAGGQDVLGSSSSGRTRSFSLLPHLNPPSSSPGSQRHLSHTASPSNIVTITHHKSPAAARRSKSQYPGRLLEVKEVMSQAEGQQKNLVHSIDSLPSRGPLSCLDQDLLLLKATSAATLSCLGECLNILQQTQSHSQAPPPSSERHPAAQRAPSDGVPVWTVPKSPSGELLKNGGLTPLCSAEPSPALSKRSTSHGTEHHMGLEDINPSDELTDTEDNDEEDLGVLDDQRSIILHLLSQLKLGMDLTRVVLPTFILEKRSLLEMYANFMAHPDMFLSITAGATAEDRIVRFVEYYLTAFHEGRKGAVAKKPYNPILGETFHCSWEVPREKVKPQVRSNQGSSRDQGRAPNNSQQAEDSSAGCYRVRFVAEQVSHHPPVSGFYCECRERKMCVSAHVWTKSKFMGMSIGVSMVGEGVLCLLEHDEEYVFTLPSAYARSILTVPWVELGGKVSISCAKSGYSATVTFHTKPFYGGKVHRWASLLSVWRRTGRHWTLQAYATDFTTHFTRNCGKLWLRVSNG, from the exons ATGGACAAGGCACTCAGCAGCCCGCATCCCGGGACGAACAAGCCCAACTCTTCCTCATCGAACTCCGCGTCGAGGAAGCTCGGCCGGGCCGGGTCGCACAGCCCGGGCTCCGGCTCCCTGGGCGGCTCggctggagcaggaggcggTCGCGGATCCGTGTTGGGGAACAGCGTGAATCCGCAGCAGGCGCGCAAAGTGGAAGGAGTGCTGAGCAAATACACCAATCTGATCCAGGGCTGGCAGAACAG GTACTTTCTCCTGGATCCCGATCTGGGCCAGCTGCACTACTTTGTCAACGAGCAGGGGAAGAGTCAGAAGCCCCGCGGGTCGCTGCCCCTGATCGGTGCCTCGGTAACTCAGAGCGACGAGGCTCCGCACATGTTCATTGTGCACTCCGTCACTGGAGAGCTGTACAAACTCCGAG CCTCAGACGCCAAAGAGGAACAGTTCTGGATTGGCCAACTTCAAACATGTGCCAGACGCCACTCTGACAGCAGTGCCAAG GGGAGGAGGCTGAAGGGCTCCGATGAGCACTTGAGTGTGGAGAGATCCGCAGGGGGGCAGGACGTGCTG GGCTCCTCGTCATCTGGTCGGACCCGTagcttctccctccttccccaccTCAATCCTCCATCTTCATCTCCGGGTTCTCAGAGGCACCTGAGCCACACAGCCTCACCCAGCAACATCGTCACCATCACCCACCACAAATCTCCGGCTGCAGCCCGGCGCTCCAAGAGTCAGTATCCAGGACGGCTGCTGGAGGTCAAAGAG GTGATGTCCCAAGCAGAGGGCCAGCAGAAGAACCTGGTCCACTCCATTGACTCCCTTCCCTCCAGAggccctctgtcctgtctggaccaggacctcctgctgctcaAAGCCACGTCTGCTGCCACCCTCAGCTGTCTGGGGGAATGCCTGAACATCCTCCAGCAGACCCAGAGCCACAGCCAGGCACCGCCCCCGTCCTCGGAGCGTCATCCTGCAGCCCAGAGAGCCCCCTCCG ATGGTGTTCCCGTGTGGACCGTACCAAAGTCGCCTTCAGGTGAGCTGCTGAAGAACGGCGGCCTGACGCCTCTTTGCTCAGCCGAGCCGTCGCCTGCCCTCAGCAAGCGCAGCACGTCTCACGGCACCGAG CACCACATGGGGCTGGAGGACATCAACCCCTCTGACGAGCTGACGGACACAGAGGACAACGACGAGGAGGACCTGGGCGTCCTGGACGACCAGCGGAGCATCATCCTCCACCTTCTGTCCCAGCTCAAACTGGGCATGGACCTCACACGA GTGGTGCTGCCAACCTTCATTCTGGAGAAGCGCTCGCTGCTGGAGATGTACGCTAACTTCATGGCCCATCCCGACATGTTCCTGTCGATCACGGCCGGAGCCACAGCGGAAGACCGAATAGTCCGTTTTGTGGAGTACTACCTGACCGCCTTCCACGAGGGGCGCAAAGGGGCGGTGGCGAAAAAGCCCTACAACCCTATACTGGGGGAGACTTTCCATTGTTCCTGGGAGGTTCCTCGGGAAAAAGTCAAACCTCAGGTCAGATCCAACCAGGGGTCCTCCCGGGATCAGGGGAGGGCTCCCAACAACAGCCAGCAGGCTGAGGATTCATCGGCAGGATGCTACAGAGTTCGATTTGTGGCGGAGCAGGTTTCCCATCACCCGCCGGTGTCTGGGTTCTACTGCGAGTGTCGGGAGAGGAAGATGTGCGTCAGCGCCCACGTGTGGACCAAGAGCAAGTTCATGGGGATGTCGATAGGGGTGTCCATGGTGGGAGAAG GAGTCCTTTGTCTGCTGGAGCACGATGAGGAGTACGTCTTCACGCTGCCCAGCGCCTACGCCCGCTCCATCCTCACCGTGCCCTGGGTCGAACTGGGCGGAAAAGTCTCCATCAGCTGTGCCAAGAGCGGCTACTCCGCCACCGTCACCTTCCACACCAAACCTTTCTACGGGGGCAAAGTTCACAGGTGGGCGTCGCTGCTGTCGGTCTGGAGGAGAACCGGCCGCCATTGGACTCTGCAGGCTTATGCCACCGATTTCACCACTCATTTCACACGTAACTGTGGAAAATTGTGGCTGCGCGTTTCCAACG ggTGA